In the Pseudomonas orientalis genome, one interval contains:
- a CDS encoding protein-L-isoaspartate(D-aspartate) O-methyltransferase: MTSQRTRERLIQRLYEEGLSNPQVLEVIRRTPRHLFVDEALAHRAYEDTALPIGHNQTISQPYMVARMSELLLAAGPLDKVLEIGTGSGYQTAVLSQLVERVFSVERIKVLQDRAKERLVELNLRNVVFRWGDGWEGWPALAPYNGIIVTAVATDVPQALLDQLAPGGRLVIPVGAGEVQQLMLIIREDEGFSRHVLGAVRFVPLLNGPLA; this comes from the coding sequence ATGACTTCCCAGCGCACACGCGAGCGTTTGATCCAGCGTCTGTACGAAGAAGGCTTGTCCAATCCACAGGTGCTGGAAGTGATACGGCGCACGCCTCGGCACCTGTTTGTCGACGAAGCGCTTGCGCACCGCGCCTACGAAGACACGGCGCTGCCCATCGGCCACAACCAGACCATCTCCCAGCCTTATATGGTCGCGCGCATGAGCGAACTGCTGCTCGCTGCGGGACCGTTGGACAAGGTGCTCGAGATCGGCACCGGCTCCGGCTACCAGACCGCAGTGCTGTCGCAGTTGGTCGAACGGGTGTTCTCGGTCGAGCGCATCAAGGTGCTGCAGGACCGTGCGAAGGAGCGCCTGGTGGAGCTGAACCTGCGCAACGTGGTGTTTCGTTGGGGGGATGGCTGGGAAGGCTGGCCGGCGTTGGCGCCTTACAACGGCATCATTGTGACTGCGGTGGCTACCGATGTGCCGCAAGCGTTGCTGGATCAGTTGGCCCCGGGCGGCCGGTTGGTGATCCCGGTGGGCGCCGGCGAAGTGCAACAATTGATGCTCATCATCCGAGAGGACGAGGGCTTTTCCCGGCATGTGCTTGGCGCCGTGCGGTTCGTGCCGTTGCTCAACGGCCCGCTGGCCTGA
- a CDS encoding peptidoglycan DD-metalloendopeptidase family protein: MSLTGPAQRMSKTSFQRLVLGLVLSSLLAACSSTPSGGARVVDRTNAAPQKPMVTTGQYVVRKGDTLFSIAFRYGWDYKALAARNNIPLPYTIHPGQTIRFDGRSGSAPTAVVTKSGSSSSSSSKTTVFTRPAGTAAPSVASKPAPAPLPPAGPAPTGWGWPSNGVLIGKFSSNGSLNKGIDIAGDLGQPVLAASDGTVVYAGSGLRGYGELVIIKHSDTYVSAYGHNRRLLVREGQQVKVGQTIAEMGSTGTDRVKLHFEIRRQGKPVDPLQFLPRR, translated from the coding sequence GTGAGTCTCACAGGTCCTGCGCAGCGAATGAGTAAAACAAGCTTTCAGCGACTGGTGCTTGGCCTTGTCTTGAGTTCCTTACTGGCCGCCTGCTCGAGTACGCCTTCCGGTGGTGCGCGGGTGGTCGACCGCACTAATGCGGCGCCGCAAAAGCCGATGGTTACTACTGGCCAGTATGTTGTACGCAAGGGCGACACGCTGTTCTCGATTGCCTTCCGTTACGGTTGGGATTACAAGGCGCTTGCAGCTCGTAACAATATCCCTCTGCCTTATACGATCCATCCGGGGCAGACGATTCGTTTCGATGGGCGCTCCGGTTCGGCGCCTACCGCAGTTGTGACAAAGTCCGGTTCTTCGTCTTCCTCTTCGAGCAAAACCACCGTCTTCACACGGCCGGCCGGCACCGCCGCGCCTTCGGTCGCGAGCAAGCCGGCGCCCGCGCCATTGCCACCTGCAGGGCCTGCGCCGACCGGTTGGGGCTGGCCCTCAAACGGAGTGTTAATTGGAAAATTCTCTTCAAACGGCAGTTTGAATAAAGGCATTGATATCGCCGGGGATTTGGGACAGCCTGTTTTAGCTGCGTCTGATGGGACAGTGGTGTACGCCGGGAGTGGTCTACGGGGCTACGGCGAGCTGGTCATCATCAAGCACAGCGATACCTACGTCAGTGCCTACGGTCATAACCGCAGGTTGTTGGTTCGGGAGGGGCAGCAGGTCAAGGTCGGACAGACAATTGCCGAAATGGGTTCAACGGGTACAGACCGGGTGAAACTGCACTTTGAGATTCGCCGACAAGGGAAGCCTGTAGACCCACTGCAATTCCTACCCCGTCGTTGA
- the rpoS gene encoding RNA polymerase sigma factor RpoS, which produces MALSKEAPEFDIDDEVLLMETGIATETMSDNEGASRPSVRTKSKNSSALKQHKYIDYTRALDATQLYLNEIGFSPLLTPEEEVHFARLSQKGDPAGRKRMIESNLRLVVKIARRYVNRGLSLLDLIEEGNLGLIRAVEKFDPERGFRFSTYATWWIRQTIERAIMNQTRTIRLPIHVVKELNVYLRAARELTQKLDHEPSPEEIANLLEKPVGEVKRMLGLNERVSSVDVSLGPDSDKTLLDTLTDDRPTDPCELLQDDDLSQSIDQWLSELTDKQREVVIRRFGLRGHESSTLEDVGLEIGLTRERVRQIQVEGLKRLREILEKNGLSSESLFQ; this is translated from the coding sequence ATGGCTCTCAGTAAAGAAGCGCCGGAGTTTGACATCGACGATGAGGTTCTCCTTATGGAGACCGGTATCGCTACGGAAACGATGTCAGATAATGAGGGGGCTTCACGACCCTCAGTTCGCACCAAATCCAAGAACTCCTCCGCGTTAAAGCAACACAAGTACATCGACTACACGCGGGCGCTCGATGCGACCCAGTTGTACCTCAATGAAATCGGCTTTTCCCCTCTGCTTACCCCCGAAGAAGAAGTCCATTTTGCGCGTCTGTCGCAGAAGGGCGATCCGGCTGGGCGCAAACGCATGATTGAAAGTAACCTGCGCCTGGTGGTTAAAATTGCCCGACGCTACGTAAATCGCGGATTGTCGCTGCTGGACTTGATCGAGGAAGGCAACCTGGGCCTGATCCGGGCGGTAGAGAAGTTCGACCCTGAGCGCGGCTTTCGCTTCTCGACCTATGCCACCTGGTGGATTCGCCAGACCATCGAACGGGCGATCATGAATCAGACCCGCACGATCCGGTTGCCGATCCATGTGGTCAAGGAGCTCAACGTGTACCTGCGGGCGGCGCGCGAGCTGACCCAGAAACTCGATCATGAACCTTCGCCCGAAGAGATCGCCAACCTGCTGGAAAAGCCGGTAGGGGAGGTCAAGCGCATGCTCGGCCTGAACGAGCGCGTGTCTTCGGTTGACGTCTCGCTGGGTCCGGATTCGGATAAAACCTTGCTGGACACCCTGACGGATGATCGTCCGACAGATCCATGCGAGCTGTTGCAGGACGATGATCTTTCTCAAAGTATTGACCAGTGGCTGTCGGAGCTCACTGACAAGCAGCGTGAGGTGGTGATTCGCCGCTTCGGCCTGCGCGGCCATGAGAGCAGCACCCTGGAGGATGTAGGCCTGGAGATCGGTCTGACCCGCGAGCGGGTTCGGCAGATTCAGGTGGAAGGTCTCAAGCGCTTGCGCGAGATCCTGGAGAAGAACGGCTTGTCGAGTGAGTCGTTGTTTCAATAA
- a CDS encoding cold-shock protein — translation MSNRQTGTVKWFNDEKGFGFITPQSGDDLFVHFKAIQSDGFKSLKEGQQVSFIATRGQKGMQAEEVQVI, via the coding sequence ATGTCTAATCGCCAAACTGGTACCGTTAAGTGGTTCAACGATGAAAAAGGCTTCGGCTTCATCACTCCACAATCCGGTGACGACCTGTTCGTTCACTTCAAAGCTATCCAATCCGACGGCTTCAAAAGCCTGAAAGAAGGCCAACAGGTTTCTTTCATCGCTACCCGCGGTCAGAAAGGCATGCAAGCTGAAGAAGTTCAAGTTATCTAA
- the dcd gene encoding dCTP deaminase, with amino-acid sequence MSIKSDKWIRRMAQEHGMIEPFVERQIRGEGDARVISYGVSSYGYDVRCADEFKVFTNINSAIVDPKNFDEKSFVDVKSDVCIIPPNSFALARTVEFFRIPRDVLTICLGKSTYARCGIIVNVTPLEPEWEGHVTLEFSNTTTLPAKIYANEGVAQMLFLQSDEACEVSYKDRAGKYQGQRGVTLPRA; translated from the coding sequence ATGAGCATCAAATCGGACAAGTGGATTCGCCGCATGGCGCAGGAACACGGCATGATCGAACCGTTCGTCGAGCGCCAGATCCGTGGTGAAGGCGACGCGCGCGTGATTTCGTACGGGGTTTCCAGCTATGGCTACGACGTACGTTGCGCCGATGAATTCAAGGTGTTCACCAATATCAACTCGGCGATCGTCGATCCAAAGAACTTCGACGAAAAAAGCTTCGTCGACGTCAAGAGCGACGTGTGCATCATCCCGCCAAATTCGTTCGCCCTGGCCCGCACCGTGGAATTCTTCCGCATACCTCGAGACGTATTGACCATCTGCCTGGGTAAAAGCACCTACGCCCGTTGCGGCATCATCGTCAACGTCACCCCGCTGGAACCCGAGTGGGAAGGCCACGTGACCCTGGAGTTCTCCAACACCACCACCTTGCCGGCGAAAATCTACGCCAACGAAGGCGTGGCGCAGATGCTGTTCCTGCAGTCCGACGAGGCGTGTGAAGTGTCCTATAAGGACCGTGCGGGCAAGTATCAGGGCCAGCGTGGCGTTACTCTCCCACGCGCTTGA
- the pdeM gene encoding ligase-associated DNA damage response endonuclease PdeM, producing MVCSVTIEGEQLWLLADKAVYWPARQSLLIADAHFGKASAYRSLGQPVPQGTTSENLQRLDRLVSTYVCAQVIFLGDFLHGPGSHASGTLGALRAWRARHAELPITLIRGNHDQRAGDPPADLRIEVVPEPLLMGPFALQHEPDAHPSHHVLAGHVHPVYRLRGKGRQSLRLPCFQIGDRISLLPAFGAFTGGYAVQQDSERRIFVIGDHQVWPVQ from the coding sequence ATGGTGTGTTCGGTAACGATTGAGGGCGAGCAGTTGTGGTTGCTGGCGGACAAAGCGGTGTACTGGCCGGCGCGTCAAAGCCTGTTGATTGCCGACGCTCACTTCGGCAAGGCCTCGGCCTACCGTAGCCTCGGGCAACCTGTGCCACAGGGCACCACAAGCGAGAATCTGCAACGCCTGGATCGGCTGGTGTCGACGTATGTCTGCGCTCAAGTGATCTTTCTCGGCGACTTTCTTCACGGCCCCGGCTCCCATGCCAGCGGCACCTTGGGCGCGCTCAGGGCCTGGCGAGCGCGGCATGCCGAATTGCCGATCACGTTGATTCGCGGCAATCACGATCAACGTGCCGGCGATCCGCCTGCCGATTTGCGCATCGAGGTTGTACCGGAACCCCTGCTGATGGGGCCGTTCGCGCTGCAGCACGAACCGGACGCCCATCCCAGTCATCATGTGCTGGCCGGGCATGTCCATCCGGTGTATCGCTTGCGCGGCAAAGGTCGGCAGAGTCTGCGCCTGCCGTGTTTCCAAATTGGCGATCGCATCAGCCTGCTGCCGGCGTTTGGCGCGTTTACCGGCGGGTATGCAGTGCAACAGGACAGTGAGCGCCGAATCTTTGTGATCGGCGATCACCAGGTATGGCCCGTTCAGTGA
- a CDS encoding ligase-associated DNA damage response DEXH box helicase: protein MAKPVDFAKQWFATRGWRPFAFQKDVWKAIKEGQSGLLHASTGAGKTYALWFAALNRFAVARPPTTGKRKAPAEPLTVLWITPMRALAADTARALEAPLAALQIPWSVGLRTGDTSSSERARQTRRQPTTLITTPESLTLMLARADSEVSLGHLRMVVVDEWHELIGNKRGVQLQLALARLRRWHPDLLVWGISATLGNQAHALDVLVPQGGGVNVQGQTAKQLHVDTLLPPTAERFPWAGHIGLKMLPQVVAEVDSSSSCLVFTNTRAQSEIWYQALLEARPDWAGLIALHHGSLSRETRDWVERALKDGQLKAVVCTSSLDLGVDFLPVERVLQIGSAKGVARLMQRAGRSGHAPGRPSRVTLVPTHSLELVEAAAAQDAIAQRRIEARESPRKPLDVLVQHLVSMALGGGFTPDALLAEVRAAWAYRDLTDADWAWALAFVRHGGLSLTAYPDYRRVEPDEQGIWRVPDARLARRHRMSVGTIVSDASIHLKYWSKGGGGKNLGSVEEGFIARLKPGDGFLFAGRLLELVRVENMTAYVRRSTAKKAAVPRWNGGRMPLSNELAQAVIERFDAAAQGRFEGPEMQAVQPLLQTQLRWSGLPTRDHLLAEFLKSREGWHLFLYPFAGRQVHLGLASLLAWRVSRQQPVTFSIAVNDYGLELLSATEVHWPDIVNEALLSPQDLLTDVAASLNAGELALRRFREIARIAGLVFAGYPGAPKSTRQVQASSGLFFEVFKQYDPQNLLLAQAGEEVLRNELDIQRLEETLLRLSALQLDLHVIQRPTPLAFPLLVERMRESLSSEKLSERIARMVKDLEKIADKGKA from the coding sequence ATGGCAAAACCCGTCGACTTCGCCAAACAATGGTTTGCCACCCGCGGCTGGCGCCCGTTCGCCTTTCAGAAAGACGTGTGGAAGGCCATCAAGGAGGGCCAGTCAGGCTTATTGCATGCGAGTACCGGCGCGGGTAAAACCTATGCGCTGTGGTTCGCCGCCCTCAATCGTTTCGCCGTAGCGCGCCCTCCCACTACGGGCAAGCGCAAGGCCCCGGCCGAACCCCTGACCGTGCTGTGGATCACTCCGATGCGTGCCTTGGCCGCCGACACCGCGCGCGCCCTTGAGGCGCCGTTGGCGGCGTTGCAAATCCCCTGGAGCGTCGGCCTGCGCACCGGCGACACCAGCAGCAGCGAACGTGCGCGCCAGACCCGCCGTCAGCCCACCACGCTGATCACTACGCCGGAAAGCCTGACGCTGATGCTCGCGCGCGCTGACAGCGAGGTCAGCCTGGGGCATCTGCGCATGGTGGTGGTGGATGAGTGGCACGAACTGATCGGCAATAAACGCGGTGTGCAACTGCAACTGGCGTTGGCGCGGCTGCGGCGCTGGCATCCGGATTTGCTGGTGTGGGGTATTTCCGCAACCTTGGGTAATCAGGCGCACGCGCTGGATGTATTAGTCCCACAGGGTGGCGGGGTCAATGTGCAGGGGCAGACAGCCAAGCAGCTACACGTGGACACCCTGCTGCCGCCCACTGCCGAACGCTTTCCCTGGGCCGGGCATATCGGTTTGAAGATGCTGCCGCAAGTCGTGGCTGAAGTGGACTCCAGCAGCAGTTGCCTGGTATTTACCAACACCCGCGCGCAGTCGGAAATCTGGTACCAGGCGTTGCTGGAGGCCAGGCCGGACTGGGCCGGCCTGATTGCGCTGCATCATGGTTCGCTGTCGCGGGAAACACGCGACTGGGTGGAGCGCGCGCTCAAGGATGGCCAGCTCAAGGCGGTGGTGTGTACCTCCAGCCTGGACCTCGGCGTGGACTTTCTGCCGGTGGAGCGCGTACTGCAGATCGGATCGGCCAAGGGCGTAGCGCGTCTGATGCAGCGCGCCGGCCGCTCGGGGCATGCACCGGGGCGGCCGTCACGCGTGACCTTGGTGCCAACCCACAGCCTGGAACTGGTAGAAGCCGCCGCTGCACAGGACGCGATTGCGCAGCGTCGCATCGAAGCCCGCGAATCGCCTCGCAAGCCCTTGGATGTGCTGGTGCAGCATTTGGTCAGCATGGCCCTGGGCGGCGGGTTTACGCCCGATGCGCTGCTGGCGGAGGTACGCGCAGCCTGGGCCTACCGCGACCTGACCGACGCCGATTGGGCCTGGGCCCTGGCCTTCGTGCGCCATGGCGGGCTGTCGCTCACGGCCTATCCGGATTACCGCCGCGTCGAGCCCGACGAACAGGGCATCTGGCGCGTCCCCGATGCGCGCCTGGCCCGCCGCCATCGCATGAGCGTGGGCACCATCGTCAGCGATGCGAGTATTCATCTGAAGTACTGGAGCAAGGGCGGCGGCGGCAAGAACCTCGGCAGTGTCGAGGAAGGCTTTATTGCGCGGCTCAAGCCGGGGGACGGCTTTCTGTTCGCCGGGCGCCTGCTGGAGCTGGTGCGCGTGGAAAACATGACCGCCTATGTACGCCGCAGCACCGCAAAAAAAGCCGCCGTGCCGCGCTGGAATGGCGGGCGCATGCCGCTTTCCAATGAGCTGGCGCAGGCGGTGATCGAGCGCTTTGACGCGGCGGCGCAGGGCCGCTTCGAAGGGCCGGAGATGCAGGCGGTGCAACCGTTGCTGCAGACACAATTGCGCTGGTCCGGCCTGCCGACCCGTGATCACTTGCTGGCGGAGTTTCTCAAGTCGCGCGAAGGCTGGCACTTGTTTCTCTACCCCTTCGCCGGACGTCAGGTGCATCTGGGGCTGGCGAGTCTGCTGGCATGGCGCGTCAGTCGCCAGCAACCCGTGACCTTTTCCATTGCGGTCAATGATTATGGGCTGGAGCTGCTGAGCGCCACCGAGGTGCACTGGCCCGATATCGTGAACGAGGCGCTGCTCAGCCCGCAGGATTTGCTGACGGATGTAGCAGCCAGCCTGAATGCCGGTGAACTGGCGTTGCGCCGCTTTCGCGAAATCGCGCGCATTGCCGGGCTGGTGTTCGCCGGTTATCCGGGGGCGCCGAAAAGCACTCGCCAGGTGCAGGCTTCCAGCGGGTTGTTCTTCGAAGTGTTCAAGCAATATGACCCGCAGAACCTGCTGCTGGCCCAGGCCGGGGAAGAAGTGCTGCGCAATGAACTGGACATTCAGCGCCTGGAAGAGACATTGCTGCGCCTGTCGGCATTGCAACTGGACCTGCATGTGATCCAACGGCCTACCCCGCTGGCCTTCCCGCTACTGGTGGAGCGGATGCGCGAAAGCCTGAGTTCGGAAAAACTCTCGGAGCGCATCGCGCGGATGGTCAAGGACCTGGAAAAAATCGCGGATAAAGGAAAAGCTTGA
- a CDS encoding ABC transporter ATP-binding protein, giving the protein MYKLTVEGLHKSYGDNEVLKGVSLKARTGDVISLIGASGSGKSTFLRCINFLETPNDGAMTLDGQVIRMVSDRHGMRVADDAELQRLRTRLAMVFQHFNLWSHMSVLENITMAPRRVLGCSRKDAEDRARRYLDKVGLPARVADQYPAFLSGGQQQRVAIARALAMEPEVMLFDEPTSALDPELVGEVLKVIQGLAEEGRTMIMVTHEMSFARKVSSQVLFLHQGRVEEQGAPTDVLGNPKSERLQQFLSGNLK; this is encoded by the coding sequence ATGTACAAATTGACCGTTGAAGGCCTGCATAAAAGCTATGGCGACAATGAAGTGCTCAAAGGTGTTTCGCTCAAGGCCAGGACCGGCGACGTGATCAGCCTGATCGGCGCCAGCGGCTCGGGCAAGAGCACCTTCCTGCGCTGCATCAACTTCCTGGAAACCCCCAATGACGGCGCCATGACCCTGGATGGTCAAGTGATCCGCATGGTCAGCGACCGCCACGGCATGCGCGTGGCCGACGATGCCGAGTTGCAACGCTTGCGCACGCGGCTGGCCATGGTATTCCAGCACTTCAACCTGTGGAGCCACATGAGCGTGCTGGAAAACATCACCATGGCCCCGCGCCGCGTGCTGGGGTGCAGCAGGAAAGACGCTGAAGACCGTGCCCGGCGTTACCTGGATAAAGTCGGTCTGCCCGCGCGGGTGGCCGATCAATACCCGGCGTTCCTCTCCGGCGGCCAACAGCAACGGGTAGCAATCGCCCGCGCGTTGGCGATGGAGCCCGAAGTGATGCTGTTCGATGAACCCACCTCGGCATTGGACCCGGAGTTGGTGGGTGAAGTGTTGAAAGTGATTCAGGGCCTGGCCGAAGAGGGCCGCACCATGATCATGGTGACCCACGAAATGAGCTTTGCGCGCAAAGTCTCAAGCCAGGTGCTGTTCCTGCACCAGGGCCGTGTGGAAGAGCAAGGTGCGCCGACGGACGTGCTGGGCAATCCGAAGAGCGAGCGCCTGCAGCAATTCTTGAGCGGCAACTTGAAGTAA
- a CDS encoding succinylglutamate desuccinylase/aspartoacylase family protein: MRHQRQDLIAPVPGTARQIHSFHFGPEQANSKIYIQSSLHADELPGMLVAWHLKARLAQLEAAGRLRSEIVLVPVANPAGLEQVLMDVPLGRYELESGQNFNRLFVDLSDAVGDQVEDLLDSDPQHNARLIRTALSAALAAQTASTQLQSQRLVLQRLACDADVVLDLHCDFEAVAHLYTTPEAWPQVEPLARYLGSEANLLATDSGGQSFDECFTLVWWQLQQRFAKRFPIPLGSFSVTVELRGQGDVNHGLAALDCQAIIDYLTHSGAIEGDAPPLPALPYPATPLAGVEPVTTSVGGLLVFHVLPGEYLEAGQLVAEIIDPITDRVTPVHCRNAGLLYARSLRRMATAGMVISHVAGAEAYRSGYLLSP; the protein is encoded by the coding sequence ATGCGTCATCAGCGACAGGACCTGATTGCGCCGGTGCCCGGCACGGCGCGGCAGATTCACAGTTTCCACTTCGGCCCGGAACAGGCCAACAGCAAAATCTACATCCAGTCGTCACTGCATGCCGATGAGTTGCCCGGCATGCTGGTGGCCTGGCACTTGAAGGCACGCCTGGCACAGCTGGAAGCAGCCGGGCGCTTGCGCAGCGAAATCGTACTGGTGCCCGTCGCCAATCCGGCTGGGCTGGAACAGGTGCTGATGGACGTTCCCCTGGGCCGCTACGAGCTGGAAAGCGGGCAGAATTTCAATCGCCTGTTCGTCGACCTCAGCGACGCCGTCGGCGATCAGGTTGAAGACTTGCTGGACAGTGATCCCCAACACAACGCCCGGTTGATCCGCACCGCGTTATCCGCCGCCCTGGCCGCGCAAACTGCGTCGACTCAACTGCAATCCCAGCGCCTGGTGCTGCAGCGCCTGGCGTGCGATGCCGACGTGGTGCTGGACCTGCACTGCGATTTCGAAGCCGTGGCGCATCTGTACACCACGCCCGAGGCCTGGCCGCAGGTGGAACCGCTGGCGCGTTACCTGGGTTCGGAGGCCAACCTGCTGGCCACCGATTCCGGCGGGCAGTCCTTCGATGAATGTTTCACCCTGGTGTGGTGGCAGTTGCAGCAACGCTTCGCCAAGCGCTTTCCGATCCCGCTGGGCAGCTTTTCCGTGACCGTCGAATTGCGCGGCCAGGGCGACGTCAACCATGGCCTGGCGGCCCTGGACTGCCAGGCGATCATCGATTACCTGACCCATTCAGGCGCAATTGAAGGCGACGCGCCACCACTGCCCGCGCTGCCCTACCCGGCCACGCCACTGGCGGGCGTGGAGCCTGTGACCACATCGGTCGGCGGCTTGCTGGTGTTCCACGTCTTGCCGGGGGAATACCTGGAGGCCGGACAGCTTGTCGCCGAAATCATCGACCCCATCACCGACCGCGTAACGCCCGTGCATTGCCGCAATGCCGGCCTGCTCTACGCCCGCTCGCTGCGACGCATGGCCACCGCCGGGATGGTGATCAGCCATGTCGCCGGCGCAGAGGCTTACCGCAGCGGCTACCTACTTTCGCCTTGA
- a CDS encoding ABC transporter permease: protein MIELLQEYWRPFLYSDGQHITGLAMTLWLLSAALVIGFVVSIPLSIARVSRRRLVRWPVQFYTYLFRGTPLYIQLLICYTGIYSIAAVRAQPVLDAFFRDAMNCTVLAFALNTCAYTTEIFAGSIRSMAHGEVEAAKAYGLSGWKLYAYVIMPSALRRSLPYYSNEVILMLHSTTVAFTATIPDILKVARDANSATFMTFQSFGIAALIYLAVTFALVGLFRLAERRWLAFLGPSH from the coding sequence ATGATCGAGCTTTTGCAGGAATACTGGCGCCCGTTCCTTTATAGCGACGGCCAGCACATCACCGGCCTGGCCATGACCCTGTGGCTGCTCAGCGCGGCACTGGTGATCGGCTTTGTGGTGTCGATTCCACTGTCTATCGCCCGTGTATCGCGCAGGCGCCTGGTGCGTTGGCCGGTGCAGTTCTACACCTACCTGTTTCGCGGCACACCGCTGTATATCCAGTTGCTGATCTGCTACACCGGCATCTACAGCATCGCCGCCGTGCGCGCCCAGCCGGTACTCGACGCGTTCTTTCGCGATGCGATGAACTGCACCGTCCTGGCCTTCGCCCTCAACACCTGCGCCTACACCACGGAAATTTTCGCCGGGTCGATTCGCAGCATGGCCCACGGTGAAGTCGAAGCGGCCAAGGCCTACGGCCTCAGCGGCTGGAAGCTGTATGCCTATGTGATCATGCCGTCGGCATTGCGCCGTTCGTTGCCCTATTACAGCAACGAAGTGATCCTGATGCTGCATTCGACCACCGTGGCGTTTACCGCAACCATCCCGGACATCCTCAAAGTCGCCAGGGACGCCAACTCGGCCACCTTCATGACCTTTCAATCATTCGGCATCGCGGCATTGATCTACCTGGCCGTGACCTTTGCCCTGGTCGGCCTGTTTCGACTGGCGGAACGCCGCTGGCTGGCCTTTCTCGGGCCGAGCCATTAA
- a CDS encoding ABC transporter permease, whose amino-acid sequence MFEDLLQTLGLSAFSLKGFGPLLLQGTWMTIKLSVLSLAVSVLLGLLGASAKLSSLPFLRIPAQLYTTLIRGVPDLVLMLLIFYSLQTWLTGLTDFMEWEYIEIDPFSAGVITLGFIYGAYFTETFRGAILAVPRGQLEAATAYGLKRGQRFRYVTFPQMMRFALPGIGNNWMVMLKATALVSIIGLADLVKAAQDAGKSTYQLFYFLVLAALIYLLITSASNFVLRRLERRYAAGSREAVR is encoded by the coding sequence ATGTTCGAAGATCTGTTGCAAACCCTCGGGCTGAGCGCGTTCAGCTTGAAGGGTTTCGGCCCGCTGTTGCTGCAAGGCACCTGGATGACCATCAAATTGTCGGTGCTGTCCCTGGCGGTCAGCGTATTGCTGGGCCTGCTCGGTGCCAGCGCGAAACTGTCCAGCCTGCCCTTCCTGCGTATCCCCGCCCAGCTCTACACCACCTTGATTCGCGGCGTCCCCGACCTGGTGCTGATGCTGCTGATTTTCTACAGCCTGCAAACCTGGCTGACCGGCCTCACCGACTTCATGGAATGGGAATACATCGAGATCGACCCATTCAGCGCCGGGGTCATCACCCTGGGTTTTATCTACGGGGCTTATTTCACCGAGACGTTTCGCGGCGCGATCCTCGCCGTGCCCCGTGGCCAACTGGAAGCCGCCACCGCCTACGGGCTCAAGCGCGGCCAACGGTTCCGCTACGTGACCTTCCCGCAGATGATGCGCTTTGCCCTGCCGGGTATCGGCAATAACTGGATGGTGATGCTCAAGGCCACCGCGCTGGTGTCGATCATCGGCCTGGCCGATCTGGTGAAAGCGGCTCAGGATGCCGGCAAGAGCACCTACCAGCTGTTCTACTTTCTGGTACTCGCCGCGCTGATCTACCTGTTGATCACCAGTGCCTCCAATTTCGTCTTGCGCCGTCTTGAACGGCGCTACGCCGCAGGTTCACGGGAGGCCGTGCGATGA
- a CDS encoding transporter substrate-binding domain-containing protein yields the protein MKKALLTLSALALCMAAGVATAKEYKELRFGVDPSYAPFESKAADGSLVGFDIDLGNAICAELKVKCKWVESDFDGMIPGLKANKFDGVISSMTVTPVREKAIDFSNELFSGPTSLVFKKGAGYSTPESLKGKSVGYEQGTIQEAYAKAVLDKAGVTTKAYANQDQVYADLTSGRLDASVQDMLQAELGFLKSPAGAGYEVSAAIDDPLLPSKTAIGIKKGNTELKALLDKGIKALHDDGTYATIQKKHFGDLNLYSGK from the coding sequence ATGAAAAAAGCATTGCTGACCCTTTCTGCACTGGCTCTGTGCATGGCTGCAGGTGTTGCAACCGCCAAGGAATACAAGGAATTGCGTTTCGGTGTCGATCCCTCCTACGCACCGTTCGAATCCAAAGCCGCCGACGGCAGTCTGGTGGGCTTCGACATTGACCTGGGCAACGCCATTTGTGCGGAGCTGAAGGTCAAGTGCAAATGGGTTGAAAGCGACTTTGACGGCATGATTCCTGGCCTGAAAGCCAACAAGTTCGACGGTGTGATTTCGTCCATGACCGTAACCCCGGTGCGTGAGAAGGCGATCGACTTCTCCAACGAGCTGTTCTCGGGCCCAACCTCATTGGTGTTCAAGAAAGGCGCCGGATATTCGACCCCTGAGTCGCTCAAGGGCAAATCCGTGGGCTATGAGCAAGGCACCATCCAGGAAGCCTATGCCAAGGCTGTGCTGGACAAGGCCGGCGTGACAACCAAGGCCTACGCCAACCAGGACCAGGTGTATGCCGACCTGACATCCGGCCGTCTCGATGCTTCCGTGCAGGACATGCTGCAAGCCGAACTGGGCTTCCTCAAGTCGCCAGCCGGTGCCGGCTACGAAGTCAGCGCCGCCATTGACGACCCGCTGCTGCCGTCGAAAACCGCGATCGGTATCAAAAAAGGTAACACTGAGCTCAAGGCGCTTTTGGATAAAGGTATCAAAGCGTTACACGATGATGGCACCTACGCCACCATCCAGAAGAAACACTTTGGCGATCTGAACCTGTACAGCGGCAAATAA